In the Parashewanella tropica genome, ACACTTAAAACTGGTAATGCCGAAGCATGGTTACTAGGCATAGTTCTGATTGCTGATACTACACCAGAAGTTGGAGCATGACAGGGCAGGTGGCGTTCACCTTTGGTAAGGGCTTGTCCTTTGTTAACTTTGTCGCCGATTGATACTGATAGCGTACAATTTTCTCCGACAGTTGGAACAGGTATGACAAACTGTTTTGCTAATGGTAACTCATTAATAGCAGCTTGGTTGGAGAGTTGTTTCGCTTGTGGTGGGTGAATACCACCAGTCAAGGGCCAAAGAGTGCCTTTATCTATTTGTTCTAAAAGCGTTAGCACTGTGATTCCTCATGTATCATCTTCACAGGAATCGCATTTACACGCCAATCCCAGTTATTCAGGTTGGTTTCTTCAGGTATCATATCGATACAGTCAACAGGGCATGGCTCAACACATAGATCACAGCCAGTACAGTTTTTTGTGATGACGGTATGCATTAGTTTTCCAGCACCTACAATCGCATCTACAGGGCAAGCCTGAATACACTTAGTGCAACCAATACATTCATCTTCACGTATATAAGCGACTTTTTTGACTTGAGCTTCTTCTGAAACGTTTAGAGGTTCTGGTTCGATGCCCATGATATCAGCAAGCTTTTCCATCGTAGCTGTACCACCGGGAGGGCATTTATTGATTTTTTCTCCGTTGGAGATCGCTTCGGCATACGGACGACAACCGGGATAACCACATTGACCACACTGAGTTTGTGGCAATGTTGACTCTAGCTGATCAACGACAGGATTTCCTTCAACCTTAAAACGGTGTGCGGCGTAACCTAATAAAGCACCAAAAATGAGTGCTAATACCGACAATAAAATAACGGCAGCAACTATATCAATAATCATTATTTAACTAGCCCTGTAAAGCCCATAAAGGCTAATGACATTAATCCTGCTGTGATCATGGCGATTGCACCACCTCTA is a window encoding:
- the rsxB gene encoding electron transport complex subunit RsxB; this encodes MIIDIVAAVILLSVLALIFGALLGYAAHRFKVEGNPVVDQLESTLPQTQCGQCGYPGCRPYAEAISNGEKINKCPPGGTATMEKLADIMGIEPEPLNVSEEAQVKKVAYIREDECIGCTKCIQACPVDAIVGAGKLMHTVITKNCTGCDLCVEPCPVDCIDMIPEETNLNNWDWRVNAIPVKMIHEESQC